In one Populus nigra chromosome 12, ddPopNigr1.1, whole genome shotgun sequence genomic region, the following are encoded:
- the LOC133668892 gene encoding uncharacterized protein LOC133668892, whose product MLPLDMEKEERNQRATCKGLEPEFFLQWGNKKRLRCVRVRDPQIISQRSDGVFRRKTTSRIDRFVVSSATTEKDTYLPQSNRLTRNSEAAILRSSVTENRKSSSPEKEDRCYTTRGSGILDENGKVSMDGNTGDDKGHVWPKLFITLSSKEKEEDFMAMKGCKLPQRPKKRAKIIQRSLLLVSPGAWLTDMCQERYEVREKKSSTSKKRPRGLKAMGSMESDSE is encoded by the exons ATGCTACCTCTTG ACatggagaaagaagagagaaaccagAGAGCTACTTGTAAAGGTTTAGAACCAGAGTTTTTCTTGCAGTGGGGAAATAAAAAGAGGCTTAGATGTGTTAGAGTTAGAGACCCTCAAATCATTTCTCAGAGATCTGATGGTGTTTTTCGCAGGAAAACCACTTCTAGGATTGATAGATTTGTTGTCTCTTCTGCTACTACAGAGAAAGACACTTATCTTCCTCAATCTAATCGCCTCACAAG GAATTCTGAAGCAGCGATACTTAGGTCCAGTGTGACTGAGAACAGGAAATCATCTTCACCGGAGAAGGAGGACCGGTGCTATACTACAAGAGGGTCAGGGATTCTGGATGAGAATGGCAAGGTTTCAATGGATGGTAACACTGGAGATGATAAAGGACATGTTTGGCCAAAACTATTCATTACTTTGTCAAGCaaagagaaagaggaagatTTTATGGCTATGAAAGGGTGTAAGCTTCCTCAAAGGCCTAAAAAGAGAGCCAAAATTATACAAAGAAGTTTACTT TTGGTAAGCCCTGGGGCATGGTTGACTGATATGTGCCAGGAGAGGTATGAAGTCAGAGAGAAGAAGAGTTCTACTTCTAAGAAG AGACCAAGAGGATTGAAGGCCATGGGCAGTATGGAAAGTGATTCAGAATAA
- the LOC133670084 gene encoding uncharacterized protein LOC133670084 — MASVAQSSTQAVSTGDVNSDANVFQLIQTHQEKAARLPPVEEIRTVLDQSTHGMLSTFSQKHGGYPSGSMVDFACDADGSPIVAVSSWAVHAKDLIANPKCSLLVAKDPEDRTDLVITLHGDSIPVSEKDVTAVRTAYLAKHPDAFRVDFGDFQFMRIEPKAVQYVSGVATTLLGSGEFSKEEYQTAKVDPIAQFSKPVASHMNRDHAEDTRLIVQHSTSIPVDSAYMLDVDSLGFNVKAVYQGNTYKLRIPFPRRAEERKDVKTLVVEMLQAAKSQIK; from the exons ATGGCTTCTGTTGCTCAGTCTTCCACTCAG GCTGTGTCAACTGGGGATGTTAACTCTGATGCCAATGTGTTCCAGTTGATCCAAACTCACCAG GAAAAGGCAGCTCGGCTTCCTCCGGTTGAGGAAATTAGAACCGTGCTTGACCAGAGCACGCACGGCATGCTTTCAACTTTTTCTCAG AAGCATGGGGGTTATCCGTCAGGGTCAATGGTTGATTTTGCATGCGATGCTGATGGATCTCCAATAGTAGCAGTCAGCAGTTGGGCAGTACATGCTAAG GACCTAATAGCCAATCCCAAATGCTCATTGCTTGTTGCTAAAGATCCTGAAGATAGGACTGATTTAGTAATCACCCTGCATGGTGATTCCATTCCT GTTTCTGAGAAAGATGTAACTGCTGTTCGAACAGCATATCTGGCAAAGCATCCTGATGCATTCAGG GTTGACTTTGGTGATTTCCAATTTATGCGCATTGAACCAAAAGCTGTGCAATACGTGTCAGGAGTTGCAACTACTTTGCTTGGATCTGGCG AATTCAGCAAAGAAGAGTACCAGACTGCTAAAGTTGATCCAATTGCTCAATTTTCTAAACCTGTTGCG TCTCACATGAACAGAGATCATGCTGAAGATACAAGACTCATAGTGCAACACTCAACTTCAATTCCG GTGGACTCTGCTTATATGCTGGATGTGGACAGTCTTGGATTCAATGTTAAG GCTGTTTATCAAGGAAATACTTACAAGCTTCGAATTCCTTTCCCTAGACGTGCAGAAGAGAGAAA GGATGTAAAGACTCTGGTGGTAGAGATGCTTCAAGCTGCGAAGtctcaaattaaatga
- the LOC133669450 gene encoding adenylyl-sulfate kinase 3: MSSLGNSNNIFWQECPVGKLERQKLINQKGCVVWITGLSGSGKSTLAFSLNRQLYSRGKLSYVLDGDNLRHGLNKDLGFSAEDRTENIRRVGEVAKLFADAGMICIASLISPYRKDRDACRAMLPDSNFIEVFMNTPLSLCESRDPKGLYKLARAGKIKGFTGIDDPYEPPLHCEIELQQIDGVCPTPTAMSGQVVSYLEEKGFLEDQ; this comes from the exons ATGTCGTCTTTGGGGAATTCCAACAATATATTTTGGCAAGAATGTCCTGTTGGGAAGTTGGAAAGGCAAAAACTAATTAACCAGAAGGGGTGTGTTGTATGGATTACAGGTCTCAGTGGATCAG GGAAAAGCACACTGGCATTTTCGCTAAATAGACAATTGTATTCTAGGGGGAAGCTGTCCTATGTGCTTGATGGGGATAACCTTAGGCATGGACTGAACAAGGATCTTGGTTTCAGTGCTGAAGATCGAACTGAAAATATAAGGAGGGTTG GGGAGGTGGCAAAGCTCTTCGCAGATGCTGGTATGATATGCATTGCTAGTCTGATATCACCATACAGAAAAGACCGGGATGCTTGCCGTGCAATGTTGCcagattcaaattttattgag GTTTTCATGAACACTCCTCTATCATTGTGCGAGTCAAGAGATCCTAAAGGCCTTTACAAGCTTGCGCGTGCTGGAAAGATCAAAG GTTTTACCGGCATAGATGATCCATACGAACCACCTTTGCATTGTGAG ATAGAATTACAACAGATTGATGGAGTCTGCCCCACACCAACTGCTATGAGTGGGCAAGTAGTGTCTTACTTGGAAGAGAAAGGATTCCTGGAAGATCAGTGA
- the LOC133670060 gene encoding uncharacterized protein LOC133670060, with product MQARLLLVGSIPTTIDASASFSSSSSIITGGHNSLIGSWTHHPNLDNKSRHRKNNKWGPTVVVASSSSSWAAINGGEQDHYAVLGLERTATSADIKKAYRFLARKYHPDVSKHSQAGELFKSIRHAYEILSNEVTRTQYDRVLRFQEETGRSYSKNQYYAPEVENWVRIYRWAEMKRKTRSERYWEHYNVSEDPSFYSETEEEAEEGSLDQERGPFSEVLRSAFISLFLLHTFGSLLSLAFSSLMALFDRQLDAGYKIGYLIAWILGGRGGISLVLCLQFASWACGKRSSSMVALVVVAMWVGSNLARFAPLPQGALVTLLYMSIKLQADLN from the exons ATGCAAGCGCGCCTCCTCCTGGTGGGATCTATCCCCACCACAATCGACGCCTCTGCTTCattctcctcctccagctccatcATCACCGGTGGCCACAATTCCCTGATCGGTAGCTGGACCCACCATCCTAACCTCGACAATAAATCCCGCCATCGCAAAAACAACAAATGGGGCCCAACGGTGGTAGTTgcatcatcatcgtcatcatgGGCAGCAATCAACGGCGGCGAGCAAGACCATTACGCGGTGCTGGGACTCGAGCGGACCGCCACTTCAGCCGATATTAAAAAAGCTTATCGCTTTCTTGCTCGAAAG TATCATCCTGATGTCAGCAAGCATTCACAAGCTGGTGAGCTGTTCAAGAGCATTCGGCATGCATACGAA ATACTCTCTAATGAAGTGACAAGGACTCAGTATGATCGAGTACTTAGGTTTCAAGAAGAAACTGGCAGGTCATATAGCAAAAACCAATACTATGCACCTGAAGTTGAAAACTGGGTAAGGATATACAGGTGGGCTGAAATGAAGCGGAAAACGAGGAGCGAGAGATATTGGGAGCATTATAACGTGAGTGAGGATCCTTCCTTCTACAGTGAGACAGAAGAGGAAGCCGAAGAAGGAAGCCTGGATCAGGAAAGAGGCCCTTTTAGCGAAGTGCTAAGATCTGCATTTATCTCTCTCTTCTTACTGCATACTTTTGGATCTCTATTATCTCTCGCCTTCAGCAGTCTCATGGCTTTGTTCGACAGACAATTGGATGCTGGGTATAAGATTGGTTATTTGATTGCATGGATTTTGGGTGGGAGAGGTGGGATTTCGCTTGTTCTGTGTCTCCAATTTGCTAGCTGGGCATGTGGAAAGAGGAGCAGCAGCATGGTTGCTCTGGTAGTGGTAGCCATGTGGGTTGGTTCAAATCTTGCTAGGTTTGCTCCACTCCCGCAAGGTGCTCTTGTTACACTTCTGTACATGTCTATTAAGCTGCAAGCGGACCTCAATTGA
- the LOC133670061 gene encoding uncharacterized protein LOC133670061 has product MCPLRFILVFFSAVLAGYFAWRTVRSSPEIDDFVSDDSTAEKTSLREKQEFNFKRIIQNGFWVFVDMASGRYLWRNCKEMKKDETLKSL; this is encoded by the exons ATGTGTCCTTTAAGGTTTATCTTGGTGTTCTTCTCAGCCGTTTTAGCTGGATATTTTGCATGGAGGACTGTACGATCATCGCCCGagattgatgattttgtttCCGATGATTCAACTGCTGAAAAGACTTCTTTGAGAGAGAAACaagaattcaatttcaaaagg ATTATTCAAAATGGATTCTGGGTATTTGTCGACATGGCTAGTGGGAGGTACTTATGGAGGAATTGTAAGGAGATGAAGAAAGATGAGACATTGAAAAGCTTATAG